A single candidate division SR1 bacterium Aalborg_AAW-1 DNA region contains:
- a CDS encoding Endonuclease related to archaeal Holliday junction resolvase, translating to MSQSHLIIIAIILTLGAFLLGYLFAKTYFQAHIRRARSQAITQSKSVHKGFNNEKLAPLLPGFNYRPRDMTFVGKGVDYIIFNGLSQGYVDEIVFLEVKTGKSMQNNNEKLIEQAIKAGRVRYEIFRR from the coding sequence ATGTCACAATCTCACCTCATCATCATCGCAATCATTCTGACCCTCTGAGCATTTCTCCTCGGATATTTGTTTGCAAAAACATATTTTCAGGCCCATATTCGTCGTGCCCGCTCCCAAGCCATCACGCAGTCCAAGTCAGTACACAAAGGTTTTAATAATGAAAAACTCGCTCCTCTCCTCCCAGGATTTAATTATAGACCCAGAGACATGACTTTCGTAGGAAAAGGAGTAGATTATATTATTTTCAACTGACTATCACAATGATATGTCGACGAGATCGTCTTCCTCGAAGTCAAAACAGGAAAATCAATGCAAAACAATAATGAAAAACTTATCGAACAAGCCATAAAGGCTGGTAGAGTAAGATATGAAATTTTTAGGAGATAA
- the groS gene encoding 10 kDa chaperonin, which produces MNLIPLVDHIIVEPVQAETTTASGIILPTDNKEKPSKGKVIALPQDKTYIKDGITITMDLNIGDTVYFTKYAPDEVELNGKIYLVIKHSSLLAKESA; this is translated from the coding sequence ATGAATCTTATACCACTCGTGGACCACATTATTGTAGAACCAGTTCAAGCAGAAACTACTACTGCTAGCGGGATTATCCTCCCTACTGATAACAAAGAAAAACCATCGAAGGGAAAAGTTATCGCCCTTCCACAAGATAAGACCTATATCAAAGATGGAATCACCATAACTATGGATCTCAATATCGGAGATACCGTTTACTTTACCAAATATGCTCCTGATGAAGTAGAACTGAATGGTAAAATCTATCTTGTCATTAAACACTCTTCTCTTCTAGCTAAAGAATCTGCTTAA
- the groL gene encoding 60 kDa chaperonin, which yields MSAKIIKYGDDARKEIFQGMEQVAKTVMVTMGPKGKNVLLSKSFGAPVPTNDGVTVAKEIEFEDQYHNTGAAIVKEAADKTNKQAGDGTTTTTTLLYGIANEGQRYIRAGVNPFALSKGLHKGVAKIIEELQTKATPVSNKEEIKQVASISAQDEEVGQLIADIIDEVGKDGVISVEEGKSMGLTKEVVIGMQFDQGYGSPYFVSDPQRMEAVIENASLLITDKKISSLKDIINVLESLAATGRKNIVIIADDVEGEALTSLVLNKMRGAINVLTVKAPGFGDRKKEILKDIAAVTGATVITEELGLKLEEATLDMLGAADKVISSKDKTTIVGGKGELSDIDARVNDINAQFERSSSDYDKEKLAERKARLVGGVAVIKVGAATEMEMKNKKYKIEDALNATRAAVEEGIVPGGGVTLANIAKSLEHFNLEDADEHIGIEILKEAIQYPVKKIADNAGYKGDWVVEAIKAQDEFNFGFDAKTGEFKNMLQAGIIDPAKVLRVSLENAVSAAAMFLTTDAIIVDAPKKDEPMAGAGMGGMGGMGGMDMY from the coding sequence ATGTCTGCTAAAATCATCAAATACGGCGACGATGCTCGCAAAGAAATATTTCAAGGTATGGAACAAGTAGCTAAAACAGTAATGGTTACTATGGGACCAAAAGGTAAAAACGTCCTTCTCAGTAAATCATTTGGTGCTCCAGTACCAACCAACGATGGAGTAACTGTTGCTAAAGAAATTGAATTTGAAGATCAATATCACAATACAGGAGCTGCTATCGTCAAAGAAGCAGCTGATAAGACGAATAAACAAGCCTGAGATGGAACTACTACTACTACTACACTCCTGTATGGTATTGCCAACGAATGACAAAGATATATTAGAGCGGGAGTAAATCCTTTTGCGCTTTCTAAGGGACTGCACAAAGGTGTCGCTAAAATTATCGAAGAACTTCAAACGAAAGCTACCCCAGTCTCCAATAAAGAAGAAATCAAACAAGTTGCATCTATCTCAGCACAAGATGAAGAAGTTGGTCAATTGATAGCTGATATCATAGATGAAGTAGGGAAAGATGGTGTAATATCAGTAGAAGAAGGAAAATCTATGGGATTGACGAAAGAAGTAGTTATAGGAATGCAGTTTGACCAAGGATATGGTTCTCCATACTTTGTATCTGATCCACAACGTATGGAAGCAGTTATAGAAAATGCATCACTCCTTATTACTGATAAAAAAATCAGTTCTCTCAAAGATATTATCAATGTACTCGAATCTCTTGCTGCCACAGGACGCAAAAATATTGTTATCATTGCTGATGATGTGGAAGGTGAAGCTCTTACTTCTCTTGTTTTAAACAAAATGAGAGGTGCTATCAATGTCCTCACCGTGAAAGCTCCAGGATTTGGTGATCGTAAAAAAGAAATTCTCAAAGATATCGCAGCGGTTACTGGTGCAACCGTCATCACAGAAGAACTTGGACTCAAACTCGAAGAAGCGACACTTGATATGCTAGGTGCAGCTGATAAAGTTATTTCATCAAAAGATAAAACAACGATTGTAGGAGGAAAAGGTGAACTTTCTGACATCGATGCACGTGTAAACGACATTAACGCTCAGTTTGAAAGATCAAGTTCTGATTATGATAAAGAAAAACTTGCTGAACGTAAAGCAAGACTTGTAGGAGGTGTGGCTGTCATCAAGGTAGGAGCTGCTACAGAAATGGAGATGAAAAATAAGAAATATAAGATCGAAGATGCGCTCAATGCTACACGTGCTGCAGTAGAAGAAGGTATTGTTCCTGGAGGATGAGTAACGCTTGCTAATATCGCTAAATCACTCGAACACTTCAATCTTGAAGATGCTGACGAACATATCGGTATCGAAATCCTCAAAGAAGCTATCCAATATCCAGTCAAAAAGATTGCCGATAATGCAGGCTACAAAGGTGACTGGGTAGTAGAAGCTATCAAAGCACAAGATGAATTTAACTTTGGATTTGATGCTAAGACTGGTGAGTTTAAAAATATGCTCCAAGCAGGTATCATTGATCCAGCCAAAGTACTCAGAGTATCACTAGAAAATGCTGTCTCAGCAGCTGCGATGTTCTTGACTACTGATGCTATCATCGTTGATGCACCAAAGAAAGACGAACCTATGGCATGAGCTGGTATGTGAGGTATGGGGGGAATGTGATGAATGGATATGTACTAA
- the corC gene encoding Magnesium and cobalt efflux protein CorC: protein MSSGTILTFIILLGFSAFSAGSEIAIMSLPRHLIETLIRKGKTNAKTLLWLKDRTDKFLITILVVNNLVNTLIAALATKIAIDFARLSDFEESLAIGITTGLITILILLFGDILPKTMATRAALSIGLVAAPVYKFLISLFRPIVWIVEKIIKLFDKSSSSHIRQINQEEVEALVDIAKEQGSIEEDMARHIKKIIDFHDTTVQEIITPRIRMEALKSNTTVEQALLDMQNFSHTRIPVYNDDIDDIERIISHRELVQYKEQGLGSRILEDLQLKKALKIPLTMPIDKVIEVFKKDRRQMAVVMDEYGGVSGLVTLEDIVEEIFGEFVDETDKELTPIKNDGDTYIVQGSVVIDDLLDHMNISWQDSGLDKNEYSGETVAYVITSELERFPEKNEKIIFESQYNDTAYTDGYQHKSLHIQITKRDDNTINEITAKIKID from the coding sequence ATGAGTTCATGAACAATACTAACCTTTATAATATTATTATGATTTTCAGCATTCTCAGCTGGTAGTGAAATCGCTATCATGTCGCTTCCTAGACATCTCATCGAAACACTTATTAGGAAAGGGAAAACGAATGCAAAAACACTCCTCTGGCTCAAAGATAGAACAGATAAATTTCTTATCACCATATTAGTAGTGAACAATCTCGTCAATACCCTTATTGCAGCACTAGCAACGAAAATTGCTATCGATTTTGCAAGATTATCAGATTTTGAAGAAAGTCTTGCTATAGGAATCACAACCTGACTAATTACTATCCTTATTTTACTCTTCGGAGATATTTTGCCCAAAACTATGGCTACTCGTGCTGCTTTATCTATAGGTCTTGTCGCTGCTCCTGTCTACAAATTTCTCATTAGTCTTTTTCGTCCCATTGTATGGATAGTAGAAAAAATAATTAAACTTTTTGATAAAAGTTCATCGTCTCACATCAGGCAAATAAATCAGGAAGAAGTAGAAGCGCTCGTAGATATCGCCAAAGAACAATGATCTATTGAGGAAGATATGGCAAGACATATCAAGAAAATAATAGATTTCCATGACACTACAGTTCAGGAGATTATTACACCAAGAATAAGGATGGAAGCTCTAAAATCAAATACTACAGTGGAACAAGCATTACTGGATATGCAAAACTTTAGTCATACTCGTATTCCTGTATACAATGATGATATTGATGATATCGAACGAATAATTTCTCACAGAGAACTCGTTCAATATAAAGAACAGTGATTATGATCACGTATTCTCGAAGATCTTCAACTCAAAAAAGCACTCAAGATACCTCTGACCATGCCTATCGATAAGGTCATTGAAGTATTCAAAAAAGATCGTCGTCAGATGGCAGTCGTTATGGATGAGTACGGTTGAGTGTCGGGGCTCGTTACATTAGAGGATATTGTAGAAGAAATTTTTGGAGAATTCGTAGATGAAACAGATAAAGAGCTTACACCAATCAAAAATGATTGAGATACCTATATTGTACAATGATCAGTCGTTATTGATGATCTTCTCGACCATATGAATATCTCTTGGCAAGATAGCGGATTAGACAAAAATGAATACAGTTGAGAGACAGTAGCCTATGTTATTACCAGTGAATTAGAAAGATTTCCAGAAAAAAATGAAAAAATAATATTTGAATCTCAATATAATGATACTGCATACACTGATGGTTATCAACATAAGTCACTTCATATCCAAATTACGAAGAGAGATGATAATACCATCAACGAAATTACAGCAAAAATCAAAATAGATTAA
- the valS gene encoding Valine--tRNA ligase, whose product MANYSIHDRESHRQQFWIDNNTYKFDPTDTSRPLYTIDTPPPTVSGTLHIGHIFSYTQAEIIARYKRMTGHNVYYPVGYDDNGIPTEILVQKELGDQAKLTGTAVRDMDRKTFVNACLDITAQYRDEYKALWQSVGMSFDRDMTYSTISPMVQKIAQERFAELYKKGAIVRKEFPALWDWANQTTIAQAETEEKEEDAFFNDVRFDVEGGEHIIIATTRPELMPACVAVFVNPEDSRYTHMLGKFAITPFGHKVPILADEKAKMDKGTGAVMCCSYGDETDIYWIMTHKLEPRIIVGRDGRIHNSGVEEIENLKPKQAREAIIPILEEKGNLIKRTPIRQGIMYSERGKVPVEIIPVTQWFINIIPIKDQLITYANEMNFLPTHMQKRYDDWVENLQWDWNISRSRSFGIPLPVWYSKITGEVILPDTDQYPIDPLTESPKNLPAGHTLDDIIREEMVLDTWFTSGISIDVNKEIMKKNGVQDIPATFDLRPQAHDIIRTWLLYTVVQSHYARETKPFDHVMISGHVLAGKGEKISKSKGNAKFGPKELLEQFGADAVRYRAASGQLGKDIVFEETELKNGQRLITKLWNACQFVKIHIESSNQELETNDLYPTDQRILSRLNETVAKVTKAYDNYEVGLAKIAFEEFFWRDFCDNYLELIKNRLYKPELYTNGEELKVSAQYALSQCFWTILRLIAPIIPHVTEELYQDIFKSQYGLHSIHQATIPAIQSIKSIILDDIITIISDVRGYKTSHKLSLGSELQKIVISGPQSLLDSIQPYEIDILGVTKSNSIEYNIADNYSIDIVA is encoded by the coding sequence ATGGCAAACTACTCTATCCACGATCGCGAATCACATCGACAACAGTTCTGGATCGATAATAATACGTATAAATTCGATCCAACAGACACTTCCAGACCACTCTACACTATAGATACTCCTCCACCAACCGTGTCAGGAACCCTCCATATTGGACATATTTTTTCCTATACACAAGCTGAGATTATCGCCAGATACAAGCGTATGACAGGACACAATGTCTACTATCCAGTTGGATATGATGACAATGGTATCCCGACGGAGATTCTGGTACAGAAAGAACTGGGTGATCAAGCCAAACTTACCTGAACGGCAGTCAGGGATATGGATAGAAAAACGTTTGTGAATGCTTGTCTGGATATTACTGCACAATATCGTGATGAATACAAAGCACTCTGGCAGTCAGTGGGGATGAGCTTTGATCGAGATATGACCTACTCTACGATATCTCCTATGGTACAGAAGATTGCACAAGAGAGATTCGCAGAACTCTATAAGAAATGAGCCATCGTTCGCAAAGAATTCCCTGCACTCTGGGATTGGGCAAATCAAACAACTATCGCTCAAGCTGAAACGGAAGAAAAAGAAGAAGATGCATTTTTCAATGATGTAAGATTTGATGTCGAAGGTGGTGAACACATCATCATCGCTACAACCAGACCAGAACTCATGCCTGCTTGTGTAGCAGTATTTGTAAACCCTGAAGATAGTAGATATACGCATATGCTTGGAAAATTTGCTATTACTCCTTTTGGACACAAAGTACCAATCTTGGCTGATGAGAAAGCTAAAATGGATAAAGGAACGGGAGCCGTGATGTGTTGTAGTTATGGTGATGAGACGGATATTTACTGGATCATGACGCATAAGCTTGAACCTCGCATTATCGTAGGAAGAGACGGTCGTATCCACAATAGTGGTGTCGAAGAGATCGAAAACCTCAAACCCAAACAAGCCAGAGAAGCGATCATTCCCATCTTAGAAGAAAAAGGAAATCTCATCAAAAGAACACCTATCAGACAAGGTATTATGTACTCAGAGAGAGGAAAAGTACCTGTTGAGATTATCCCTGTGACACAATGGTTTATTAATATCATCCCAATCAAAGATCAACTCATCACCTATGCTAATGAGATGAATTTTTTACCAACTCATATGCAAAAAAGATACGATGACTGGGTAGAAAATCTTCAATGGGACTGGAATATTTCTCGTAGTAGATCGTTTGGAATTCCCCTTCCAGTATGGTATAGTAAAATAACTGGTGAAGTTATTCTTCCTGATACAGATCAATATCCTATTGATCCTCTTACAGAATCACCGAAAAACTTACCTGCCTGACATACCTTGGATGATATTATTCGTGAAGAGATGGTCTTGGATACGTGGTTCACGTCTGGTATCTCTATCGATGTTAATAAGGAAATTATGAAAAAAAATGGAGTACAAGATATTCCTGCTACGTTTGATCTTCGTCCACAGGCACACGACATTATCCGTACATGGTTACTCTACACGGTAGTACAATCTCACTATGCTAGAGAAACGAAACCTTTTGATCATGTCATGATCTCAGGTCACGTACTCGCTGGTAAAGGAGAAAAAATTTCTAAATCAAAAGGTAATGCTAAATTCTGACCCAAAGAGCTGTTAGAGCAATTCGGTGCTGATGCAGTAAGATATCGAGCAGCAAGTGGCCAATTAGGGAAAGATATCGTCTTTGAAGAAACAGAACTCAAAAATGGACAAAGACTTATCACAAAACTCTGGAATGCTTGTCAATTTGTAAAAATTCATATTGAATCAAGTAATCAAGAATTAGAAACTAATGATCTCTACCCTACTGACCAACGAATACTTTCTCGTCTCAACGAAACCGTAGCTAAAGTAACCAAGGCCTATGATAACTACGAAGTTGGTCTGGCAAAAATTGCTTTTGAAGAATTCTTCTGGCGTGATTTCTGTGACAATTATCTAGAACTTATCAAAAATAGACTCTATAAACCTGAACTCTACACAAATGGAGAAGAACTCAAAGTATCAGCTCAATATGCTCTTTCTCAGTGTTTCTGGACTATTTTGCGTCTGATTGCGCCTATCATTCCCCATGTAACAGAAGAATTATATCAGGATATTTTTAAATCTCAGTATGGATTACATTCAATACATCAAGCTACCATTCCTGCAATACAATCTATAAAGTCTATAATTCTTGATGATATTATAACTATCATATCTGATGTCAGATGATATAAAACTTCTCATAAACTCTCTCTATGATCAGAATTACAAAAAATAGTAATCAGCTGACCACAGTCACTTCTTGATAGTATTCAACCATATGAGATAGATATTTTGGGTGTAACCAAATCAAATAGCATTGAATATAACATTGCTGATAATTATAGTATTGATATAGTTGCATAA
- the uppS gene encoding Isoprenyl transferase, which yields MHYPRHIGIIPDGNRTRAQERELPSIFGHKAGFENSKKLVEYCFLQTEVECITLRGASTENIQERSPQELEYLYDIYQTIDDDMKEFYLEHGIGYKRVGSSEGLPDKLVDFFHQQEKKFISKNGKYIILAVNYGGNDEIIRGINSLLQNNPNLQSVSEQQLSDTMDLGSFPAVDLVIRTKGEMAKRLSGFMTRWISYAELYFSDKFFPDFSIEELQKALERYDSIVKYRNFGK from the coding sequence ATGCATTACCCGCGTCATATCGGTATCATTCCAGATGGGAATAGAACACGAGCTCAAGAACGTGAACTTCCTAGCATTTTTTGACATAAAGCTGGTTTTGAAAATTCTAAAAAACTTGTTGAATACTGTTTTTTACAAACAGAAGTAGAATGTATAACATTACGATGAGCAAGCACAGAAAATATACAAGAAAGATCTCCTCAAGAACTTGAATATTTATATGATATTTATCAAACCATTGATGATGATATGAAAGAATTTTATCTTGAACATGGTATAGGATATAAACGAGTCTGATCCTCTGAGTGATTACCGGACAAATTAGTAGATTTCTTTCATCAACAAGAAAAAAAATTTATATCAAAAAATGGGAAATACATCATCTTAGCTGTTAATTATGGAGGGAACGATGAAATTATAAGAGGTATTAATAGCTTACTCCAGAATAATCCCAATCTACAATCCGTATCAGAACAGCAACTTTCAGATACTATGGATTTATGATCATTCCCAGCTGTGGATCTCGTTATTAGAACAAAAGGTGAAATGGCAAAAAGACTATCTGGTTTTATGACTCGATGGATAAGTTATGCAGAGCTTTATTTTTCAGACAAATTCTTTCCTGATTTTAGTATAGAAGAGCTTCAAAAAGCATTAGAACGATATGATAGTATTGTAAAATATAGAAATTTTTGAAAATAA
- a CDS encoding preprotein translocase subunit SecA, with protein sequence MFNWIINSVAGNYNERQIKSLLPLVQKINTLSDSMDVWTDDEIKARSGELKSIVSQINLPKKIKDKEGNWKLESNHSSLDEYLPEAFALVKQAAKRLVGTSYTIKGNEVVWNMVPYDVQIIGGINLHKGKISEMKTGEGKTLVATMPAYLNALTGRGVHVITVNDYLASRDSDQMRILFEFLGMSVGCVTKGTPPHMRRAEYEKDITYVENSELGFDYLRDNLVKSLDDRSVLRRPLYYGIVDEVDSILIDESRTPLIISEPDSEPTEKYAYYAQIVPTLTPSKTKKKVSKGFLAELLNKEDEDTTEDQGDYFVDEKLKTVSLSSQGIEKLEKILNVENIYRDLGYEEIHHIENALKAYACYTNGKEYLINSGEIIIVDENTGRAQPGRRFSQGLHQAIEAKENVTIQRESKTLATITYQNFFKLYYKLGGMTGTATTEGEEFDSIYNLHVLAIPTNKPVIRVDINDKVFFNQHAKWKAVVDQIAFSHSIGQPLLIGTSSISTSEFVSSLLTQRNIKHSVLNAKYHEQEASIISRAGQLGSVVVATNMAGRGTDIKLSDDLNNQLALHYAQWIEQTISGNNINTTPGSVKANIFSNYEFELTIDALKNQFSDLNEDIIIASYKTLQSFGDYTIKINLNTKKKFPHEYYAQILISHQKTKVSDGGIERNFHYGLGIIGTEKHESRRIDNQLRGRAGRQGDPGFSVFYVALDDTIMRKMGGEKIQGVASLLLPKSELENLELTQSQFTSSIIRAQKQMEGRHFSTRKHLFDYDSVIDKQRQSIYGRRDNILQTLHDIYHPNDNKLDHKTQQVDTLITHITDLVQGSVESFLQIQYTLGTSQEEILDLINKEYGLSLDESHMVGSLYNKSAQHIAAHIISKLSDARNLLGDDVFVRVCANIYLTMIDRNWVEHIDEMQYLREKVGLVGYAQLDPLVIYKKESYEKYKALNTLINQSTVSVLSNTNFEQIAENIKNQQAQQLQLMQEQQDNNTDILQKLKTAAQETPRTLQVQPQQAEIIINTKQKNDDGFEIIELDNTNNNQSLQGAQTFTVQKSNKLRPNDKVTVRYVDGKVEFDVKYKKVADDIKAGKAEII encoded by the coding sequence ATGTTTAATTGGATTATCAATAGTGTGGCTTGAAATTATAACGAAAGACAAATCAAATCACTTCTACCTCTAGTACAAAAAATAAATACTCTTTCTGACTCAATGGACGTATGGACAGATGATGAAATAAAAGCTCGTTCTTGAGAGCTTAAGTCTATCGTTTCACAGATCAATCTTCCTAAAAAAATAAAAGATAAAGAAGGAAATTGGAAATTAGAATCCAATCATTCATCTTTAGATGAATATCTTCCTGAAGCATTTGCTCTGGTAAAGCAAGCAGCAAAAAGACTTGTAGGTACATCCTACACTATAAAAGGCAATGAAGTGGTATGGAATATGGTTCCTTATGATGTACAAATTATTGGAGGTATCAATCTGCATAAAGGAAAAATTTCAGAAATGAAGACAGGAGAAGGTAAAACCCTCGTTGCTACTATGCCTGCCTATCTCAATGCACTAACAGGGCGTGGTGTACATGTTATTACTGTGAACGATTACCTTGCTTCTCGTGACAGCGATCAGATGAGAATTCTTTTTGAATTTCTCGGTATGAGTGTAGGATGTGTAACGAAAGGAACTCCTCCTCATATGAGAAGAGCTGAATATGAAAAAGATATCACCTATGTAGAAAATAGTGAATTAGGATTTGACTATCTGAGAGACAATCTTGTTAAATCTCTTGATGATAGATCAGTACTCCGAAGACCACTTTACTATGGAATTGTTGATGAAGTCGACAGTATTTTAATTGATGAATCGAGAACTCCTCTTATTATTTCAGAACCTGATTCTGAACCCACAGAAAAATATGCCTACTATGCACAAATCGTACCTACTCTCACTCCAAGTAAAACCAAGAAAAAAGTCAGTAAATGATTTCTTGCAGAACTTCTTAATAAAGAAGATGAAGATACTACCGAAGATCAAGGAGATTATTTTGTTGATGAAAAGCTTAAAACAGTTTCTCTCAGTTCACAAGGTATTGAAAAATTAGAAAAGATTCTCAACGTAGAAAATATTTATAGAGATCTCTGATATGAAGAAATTCATCATATAGAAAATGCACTCAAAGCATATGCTTGTTACACCAATGGGAAAGAATATCTTATTAATAGTGGAGAAATCATTATCGTTGATGAAAACACAGGTCGTGCACAACCAGGAAGAAGATTCTCACAAGGACTTCATCAAGCAATCGAAGCTAAAGAAAATGTAACTATCCAAAGAGAATCCAAAACACTTGCTACCATTACGTATCAAAACTTCTTCAAACTCTACTATAAATTGGGTGGTATGACAGGTACTGCAACGACAGAAGGAGAAGAATTTGATAGTATTTATAATCTCCATGTACTTGCTATACCTACGAATAAACCTGTTATTAGAGTAGATATTAATGATAAAGTATTTTTTAATCAACATGCAAAATGGAAAGCTGTCGTAGATCAAATTGCTTTCTCTCACAGTATTGGACAACCACTTCTTATTGGTACATCATCGATTAGTACATCAGAGTTTGTTAGTTCATTACTGACTCAGCGTAACATAAAACATTCTGTACTCAATGCAAAATATCATGAACAAGAAGCAAGTATTATTTCTCGTGCTTGACAACTATGATCTGTAGTTGTAGCAACTAATATGGCTTGACGTGGAACAGACATCAAACTCAGTGACGATCTTAACAACCAACTTGCTCTTCACTATGCTCAGTGGATAGAACAGACTATATCTGGAAACAACATCAATACAACACCATGATCAGTAAAGGCAAATATTTTCTCCAATTATGAATTTGAGCTTACCATAGATGCTTTAAAAAATCAATTTTCTGACTTAAATGAAGATATAATTATTGCATCATATAAAACATTACAATCATTTTGAGACTACACTATCAAAATCAATCTCAATACAAAAAAGAAATTCCCTCATGAATACTATGCACAAATTCTTATATCACATCAAAAAACTAAAGTTAGTGATGGCTGAATAGAAAGAAATTTTCACTATGGATTATGAATTATAGGTACTGAAAAACACGAATCAAGAAGAATAGATAATCAACTTCGTGGACGTGCTGGTAGACAAGGAGATCCTGGATTCTCTGTATTCTATGTTGCACTTGATGATACTATTATGCGTAAAATGTGAGGAGAAAAAATTCAATGAGTTGCATCTCTACTTTTACCAAAATCAGAACTGGAAAATTTAGAACTTACACAAAGTCAATTTACAAGTTCCATCATTAGAGCGCAAAAACAAATGGAAGGACGACACTTTAGTACAAGAAAGCATCTTTTTGACTATGATAGTGTTATTGATAAACAAAGACAATCTATCTATGGAAGAAGAGATAATATACTTCAGACACTTCATGACATTTATCATCCTAATGATAACAAACTTGATCATAAAACTCAGCAAGTTGATACTCTCATTACACATATTACGGATCTTGTACAAGGTTCTGTTGAAAGTTTCTTGCAAATACAATACACATTAGGTACTTCTCAAGAAGAAATTCTTGATCTTATTAATAAAGAATATGGATTATCACTTGATGAAAGTCATATGGTATGATCTCTATACAACAAATCCGCACAACATATTGCAGCTCATATTATTAGCAAACTTTCAGATGCAAGAAATCTTCTTGGAGATGACGTGTTTGTAAGAGTATGTGCAAACATTTACCTCACTATGATTGATAGAAATTGGGTAGAACATATTGATGAAATGCAATATCTCAGAGAGAAAGTTTGATTAGTGGGTTACGCACAACTTGATCCTCTCGTCATATATAAGAAAGAAAGTTATGAAAAATACAAGGCTCTTAACACTCTTATCAATCAAAGCACAGTAAGTGTATTGTCAAATACCAACTTTGAACAAATAGCAGAAAACATAAAAAATCAACAAGCACAACAACTACAACTTATGCAAGAACAACAAGACAACAATACTGATATTTTACAAAAATTAAAAACAGCTGCACAAGAGACTCCTAGAACTCTACAAGTCCAACCACAGCAAGCTGAAATAATTATTAATACAAAACAAAAAAACGACGATTGATTTGAAATTATTGAACTTGACAATACAAATAATAATCAATCTCTTCAAGGGGCACAAACCTTCACCGTACAAAAATCAAACAAGCTTCGTCCCAATGACAAAGTAACCGTGAGATACGTTGATGGTAAAGTAGAATTTGATGTAAAATACAAAAAAGTAGCAGATGACATCAAAGCAGGGAAAGCAGAAATTATTTAA